The nucleotide window ATATTATCAATTGTAATCCGCCGAAGAAAACGATGGTCATAATCAACGATGCCCAACCGGAAATTTCTGTTTTTTCGATGAAGGAATAAAGAACATAAAGACCATAGCCAACGACTGAAAGTCCTGAAAATAAGAATCCTAAATACGCCGCAATGGATAATGGCTTGACGCTAAATGCCGTAATTCCCGTGAACGCAAATGTTATCATTTTCTTCAAATTATAACTGCTTTCGCCCGCCTGCCTTTCGTTGGCCGTGAACTCGATTCCAGTTTGTTTGAAACCCATCCAACTTGTCAGTCCTCGGAGAAACAAATCATCCTCGTTGAAATTTCGCATCACTTCTACCGCGCTAGCATCCATCAAGCGGAAATCCGAACCGCCACCTTTTGTCAAATTGACATCGGAAAGGCTGGATAATAATTTGTAAAAAAAGTCAGACGTTTTTCTTTTAAAAAAAGAAATTTCTTTGGGATAAGTTCTGATGGTAAACACAATATCATTTCCTTCTTCCCATTTTTTAATTAATTCGGGAATCAACTCTGGCGGATGTTGCAAATCGCCATCCATCGAGATTACCGCGTTTCCATCTGCATTATCAATTCCAGCTTTTACCGCGGGTTGATGACCGAAGTTTCTGGAAAACTCTATGAATTTGACTTCACTATACTTTTGGGAAAGTTCTTCCAGCTTCTGCTGTGTGTTGTCTCGGCTTCCATCATTGACAAAGATGATTTCGAAGTCATAATGATTTAATCCATCAAAAACTTGTTTTATTTTTTGATGAATCAAGGCAACGTTTTCTTGCTCGTTGTGTGCGGGAATGACTATGGAAATTTTTTTCATTAATCTAACTTATAATCCTTCTCAAAATCTTTTGTCAACAATTCGTACATCACTCTAAACCAAATGACTATACAAGGAATTGCTTTGGTTGAATATTTTATGAAAACACCTTCTTTGATAGATTTTGGAAACAAATCCGAAAATGCAAAACAAGTGAAAATCATTACAAAAATCAATAAGGCAATGTCAATTTTCAACAATTTCTTCTGCATCAAGAACCAAATCATCACGCCCGCAATCGCAATGATGTAAGTCGGGCTTTCCGAACCTGAGCTGAATAGCACAACAAACAATAATGTGGAAGCCAAAATCATCATCTGAAATGGTAGAAATTTGAATTGTTTTGTTCTGACGTATGGCAACATAAATAAAATAAATCCAGGAACTAGAAATATGAGATTTGAAATGTCAGCATTGCCCAAAACTCTTCTCACAACGCCCATCAGAGAATAGTCCTGACGAGTTCCCAAAGCTTGGTTATCAAGGTTTTTCCCCGACAGAGATGTGTACCAATCAAAATAGGATTGAACTCCAAACTTTGGACTTGAAATCAACATCGGCAAAACAAAAAACAGAATTGAG belongs to Chryseobacterium sp. KACC 21268 and includes:
- a CDS encoding glycosyltransferase family 2 protein, which produces MKKISIVIPAHNEQENVALIHQKIKQVFDGLNHYDFEIIFVNDGSRDNTQQKLEELSQKYSEVKFIEFSRNFGHQPAVKAGIDNADGNAVISMDGDLQHPPELIPELIKKWEEGNDIVFTIRTYPKEISFFKRKTSDFFYKLLSSLSDVNLTKGGGSDFRLMDASAVEVMRNFNEDDLFLRGLTSWMGFKQTGIEFTANERQAGESSYNLKKMITFAFTGITAFSVKPLSIAAYLGFLFSGLSVVGYGLYVLYSFIEKTEISGWASLIMTIVFFGGLQLIILGIIGIYLGKIFKEVKQRPNYIIKNKNF